One window of Sphingobacteriales bacterium genomic DNA carries:
- a CDS encoding SprB repeat-containing protein, producing MLWRVNRAIDLSVLGGTMPYTYSWNTGAVSEDINGLGAGDYDVTVTDANGCTMGLSITLTEPAGMTLTETHTDVLCFGGLTGAIDLSVSGGLLPYTYIWNTGAVSEDINDLGAGDYDVTVTDANGCTMGLSITLTEPAGLTLTETHTDVLCFGGLTGAIDLSVSGGTVPYTYSWNTGAVSEDINGLGAGDYVVTVTDANGCTMGLSITLTEPAGLTLTETHIDVLCFGGLTGAIDLSVLGGTMPYTYSWNTGAVSEDINGLGAGDYDVTVTDANGCTMGLSITLTEPVGMTLTETHTEVLCFGGLTGAIDLSVSGGLLPYNYIWNTGAVSEDINGLGAGDYDVTVTDANGCTVGLSITLTEPVGMTLTETHTDVLCFGGLTGAIDLSVSGGLLPYNYIWNTGAVSEDINGLGAGDYDVTVTDANGCTMGLSITLTEPVGMTLTETHTDVLCFEGLTGAIDLSVLGGTMPYTYSWNTGAVSEDINGLGAGDYDVTVTDANGCSMGLSITLTEPVGMTLTETHTEVLCFGGLTGAIDLSVSGGLLPYNYIWNTGAVSEDINGLGAGDYDVTVTDANGCTVGLSITLTEPVGMTLTETHTDVLCFGGLTGAIDLSVLGGLLPYTYIWNTGAVSEDINGLGAGDYDVTVTDANGCTMGLSITLTEPAGMTLTETHTDVLCFGGLTGAIDLSVSGGLLPYTYIWNTGAVSEDLNGLGAGDYDVTVTDANGCSMGLSITLTEPAGMTLTETHTDVLCFGGLTGAIDLSVLGGTMPYTYSWNTGAVSEDINGLGAGDYDVTVTDANGCTMGLSITLTEPAGMTLTETHTDVLCFGELTGAIDLSVSGGTLPYTYNWNTGAVSEDINGLGAGDYDVTVTDANGCTMGLSITLTEPVGMTLTETHTDVLCFGGLTGAIDLSVSGGLLPYNYIWNTGAVSEDINGLGAGDYDVTVTDANGCTVGLSITLTEPAGMTLTETHTDVLCFGGLTGAIDLSVSGGLLPYNYIWNTGAVSEDINGLGAGDFDVTVTDANGCTMGLSITLTEPAGMTLTETHTDALCFGGLTGAIDLSVSSGTAPYTYSWNTGAASEDINGLGAGDYDVTVTDANGCTVGLSITLTEPAGMTLTETHTDVLCFGGLTGAIDLSVSGGLLPYNYIWNTGAVSEDINGLGAGILT from the coding sequence GTGCTTTGGAGGGTTAACCGAGCGATAGACCTGAGTGTATTGGGTGGAACTATGCCCTATACTTATAGTTGGAACACAGGTGCTGTAAGCGAGGATATCAACGGCTTGGGAGCAGGAGATTATGATGTCACCGTTACGGATGCCAACGGCTGTACCATGGGATTAAGCATTACCCTGACAGAACCTGCTGGAATGACCTTGACAGAAACGCATACCGATGTATTGTGTTTTGGAGGGTTAACGGGAGCGATAGACCTGAGTGTATCGGGTGGATTATTACCCTATACCTATATCTGGAACACCGGTGCTGTTAGTGAGGATATCAACGACTTGGGAGCAGGAGATTATGACGTAACCGTTACGGATGCCAATGGATGTACCATGGGATTAAGCATTACCCTGACAGAGCCTGCTGGATTGACTTTGACTGAAACGCATACCGATGTGTTGTGTTTTGGAGGGTTAACCGGAGCGATTGACCTTAGCGTATCGGGAGGAACTGTGCCCTATACTTATAGTTGGAATACCGGTGCTGTAAGCGAGGATATCAACGGCTTGGGAGCAGGAGATTATGTCGTAACCGTTACGGATGCCAATGGTTGTACCATGGGATTAAGCATTACCCTGACAGAGCCTGCTGGATTGACTTTGACTGAAACGCATATCGATGTGTTGTGTTTTGGAGGGTTAACCGGAGCGATAGACCTGAGTGTATTGGGTGGAACTATGCCCTATACTTATAGTTGGAACACAGGTGCTGTAAGCGAGGATATCAACGGCTTGGGAGCAGGAGATTATGACGTAACCGTTACGGATGCCAACGGCTGTACTATGGGATTAAGCATTACCCTGACAGAGCCTGTAGGAATGACCTTGACAGAAACGCATACCGAGGTGTTGTGTTTTGGAGGGTTAACGGGAGCGATAGACCTGAGTGTATCGGGCGGATTATTACCCTATAACTATATCTGGAACACCGGTGCTGTAAGCGAGGATATCAACGGCTTGGGAGCAGGAGATTATGACGTAACCGTTACGGATGCCAACGGCTGTACCGTGGGATTAAGCATTACCCTGACAGAGCCTGTAGGAATGACCTTGACAGAAACGCATACCGATGTGTTGTGTTTTGGAGGGTTAACGGGAGCGATAGACCTGAGTGTATCGGGCGGATTATTACCCTATAACTATATCTGGAACACCGGTGCTGTAAGCGAGGATATCAACGGCTTGGGAGCAGGAGATTATGACGTAACCGTTACGGATGCCAACGGCTGTACTATGGGATTAAGCATTACCCTGACAGAGCCTGTAGGAATGACCTTGACAGAAACGCATACCGATGTGTTGTGCTTTGAAGGGTTAACCGGAGCGATAGACCTGAGTGTATTGGGTGGAACTATGCCCTATACTTATAGTTGGAACACAGGTGCTGTAAGCGAGGATATCAACGGCTTGGGAGCAGGAGATTATGATGTCACCGTTACGGATGCCAACGGCTGTAGCATGGGATTAAGCATTACCCTGACAGAGCCTGTAGGAATGACCTTGACAGAAACGCATACCGAGGTGTTGTGTTTTGGAGGGTTAACGGGAGCGATAGACCTGAGTGTATCGGGCGGATTATTACCCTATAACTATATCTGGAACACCGGTGCTGTAAGCGAGGATATCAACGGCTTGGGAGCAGGAGATTATGACGTAACCGTTACGGATGCCAACGGCTGTACCGTGGGATTAAGCATTACCCTGACAGAGCCTGTAGGAATGACCTTGACAGAAACGCATACCGATGTGTTGTGTTTTGGAGGGTTAACGGGAGCGATAGACCTGAGTGTATTGGGCGGATTATTACCCTATACCTATATCTGGAACACCGGTGCTGTTAGTGAGGATATCAACGGCTTGGGAGCAGGAGATTATGACGTAACCGTTACGGATGCCAATGGCTGTACTATGGGATTAAGCATTACCCTGACAGAACCTGCTGGAATGACGTTGACTGAAACGCATACCGATGTGTTGTGTTTTGGAGGGTTAACGGGAGCGATAGACCTGAGTGTATCGGGCGGATTATTACCCTATACCTATATCTGGAACACCGGTGCTGTAAGCGAGGATCTCAACGGCTTGGGAGCAGGAGATTATGACGTAACTGTTACGGATGCCAACGGCTGTAGCATGGGATTAAGCATAACCCTGACAGAGCCTGCAGGAATGACCTTGACAGAAACCCATACCGATGTGTTGTGCTTTGGAGGGTTAACCGGAGCGATAGACCTGAGTGTATTGGGTGGAACTATGCCCTATACTTATAGTTGGAACACAGGTGCTGTAAGCGAGGATATCAACGGCTTGGGAGCAGGAGATTATGATGTCACCGTTACGGATGCCAACGGCTGTACCATGGGATTAAGCATAACCCTGACAGAGCCTGCAGGAATGACCTTGACAGAAACCCATACCGATGTATTGTGTTTTGGAGAGTTAACGGGAGCGATAGATTTGAGCGTATCTGGTGGAACTCTGCCCTATACTTATAATTGGAACACCGGTGCTGTAAGCGAGGATATCAACGGCTTGGGAGCAGGAGATTATGACGTAACCGTAACGGATGCCAACGGCTGTACTATGGGATTAAGCATTACCCTGACAGAGCCTGTAGGAATGACCTTGACAGAAACGCATACCGATGTGTTGTGTTTTGGAGGGTTAACGGGAGCGATAGACCTGAGTGTATCGGGCGGATTATTACCCTATAACTATATCTGGAACACCGGTGCTGTAAGCGAGGATATCAACGGCTTGGGAGCAGGAGATTATGACGTAACCGTTACGGATGCCAACGGCTGTACCGTGGGATTAAGCATTACCCTGACAGAACCTGCTGGAATGACCTTGACAGAAACCCATACCGATGTATTGTGTTTTGGAGGGTTAACCGGAGCGATAGACCTGAGTGTATCGGGCGGATTATTACCCTATAACTATATCTGGAACACCGGTGCTGTAAGCGAGGATATCAACGGCTTGGGAGCGGGGGATTTTGACGTAACCGTTACGGATGCCAACGGCTGTACCATGGGATTAAGCATAACCCTGACAGAGCCTGCAGGAATGACGTTGACAGAAACCCATACCGATGCATTGTGTTTTGGAGGGTTAACGGGAGCGATAGACCTGAGTGTATCGAGCGGAACTGCGCCCTATACTTATAGTTGGAATACCGGTGCTGCAAGCGAGGATATCAACGGCTTGGGAGCAGGAGATTATGACGTAACCGTTACGGATGCCAACGGCTGTACCGTGGGATTAAGCATTACCCTGACAGAACCTGCTGGAATGACCTTGACAGAAACCCATACCGATGTATTGTGTTTTGGAGGGTTAACCGGAGCGATAGACCTGAGTGTATCGGGCGGATTATTACCCTATAACTATATCTGGAACACCGGTGCTGTAAGCGAGGATATCAACGGCTTGGGAGCGGGGATTTTGACGTAA